The Garra rufa chromosome 18, GarRuf1.0, whole genome shotgun sequence genome window below encodes:
- the plpbp gene encoding pyridoxal phosphate homeostasis protein, whose protein sequence is MWRVVMSEEVGKKVQAVVDRVNQAVSRRPKTLPCIAPRLVAVSKTKPPEMVVEAYKHGQRNFGENYVNELVEKASNPVVVSSCPEIKWHFIGHLQKNNVNKLLGVPNLYMIETIDSVKLAEKVNSSWQKMRAANTQQLKIMVQINTSGEDSKHGLPPDETVNMVKHIVSQCTALDFAGLMTIGRYGYDLSEGPNPDFQMLLKRREEVCESLKIPVDQVELSMGMSTDFEHAIEVGSTNIRVGSTIFGTREYPNTPSPSPERKPKVVCEEAARKMDRLTVTEQ, encoded by the exons ATGTGGAGAGTAGTGATGTCGGAGGAGGTTGGGAAGAAAGTGCAGGCGGTGGTGGACCGGGTGAATCAAGCGGTTTCCCGGCGCCCGAAG ACGTTACCATGTATAGCCCCTCGCCTGGTTGCGGTTAGTAAGACTAAACCGCCAGAGATGGTGGTGGAGGCTTATAAACATGGACAACGAAACTTTGGAGAGAATTAT GTAAATGAACTTGTTGAGAAAGCTTCCAATCCTGTG GTTGTGTCATCCTGTCCTGAAATAAAATGGCATTTCATCGGTCATCTGCAAAAGAATAATGTCAACAAACTCCTGG GTGTCCCAAACCTGTATATGATAGAGACGATCGACTCTGTGAAACTGGCTGAAAAAGTTAACAGCTCATGGCAAAAAATGAGAGCTGCCAACACACAGCAGTTAAAGATTATGGTTCAGATCAACACCAGTGGAGAGGACA GTAAACATGGCCTGCCACCTGATGAGACTGTAAACATGGTAAAACACATCGTATCTCAGTGTACAGCTCTTGACTTCGCCGGGCTCATGACGATCGGCCGTTATGGTTACGACCTCAGCGAAGGCCCCAACCCCGACTTCCAG ATGCTGTTGAAACGTCGAGAGGAAGTTTGTGAAAGTCTGAAAATCCCAGTAGATCAGGTTGAGCTCAGTATGGGCATGTCTACAGACTTTGAACATGCG ATTGAAGTTGGCTCCACCAACATACGTGTCGGCAGTACTATTTTCGGCACCCGAGAATACCCTAACACCCCGAGCCCAAGTCCAGAAAGAAAGCCAAAGGTTGTATGTGAGGAAGCAGCCAGAAAAATGGACCGGCTCACCGTCACAGAGCAATGA